In a single window of the Fibrobacter sp. UWB15 genome:
- a CDS encoding NAD(P)-dependent oxidoreductase codes for MKAILIIAHHCILPGAYKGFEGILDKLHHDLPGTRVASTSLLDLENDLRTLLREDIESVTLLPFLLLNGQHTKNDVPRVVAKLQAEFPQIPVTLMPCLGDWKEFADMVVDGIRSAQKKTEPVIASEAKQSTPSQNRSLFSIELNLEGKNVLVVGGGRIALRKVKTLLPTGARITVVAPQFDPEFAAIPSLVLKNRPYEPLDLRGIFMVFICTDKPDVNAQVSNDAHARRILVNNACDYLDGDFIVPARMDFGENIAVTVSTQGRAPSLAKKLKQKIQTEWAEELSQIERNFDK; via the coding sequence ATGAAAGCTATTCTGATTATCGCGCATCACTGCATCTTGCCTGGGGCTTACAAGGGTTTCGAAGGTATTTTGGACAAGCTTCATCATGATTTGCCCGGTACGCGTGTGGCAAGTACGAGCCTGTTGGATTTGGAAAACGACCTGCGCACGCTTTTGCGCGAAGACATAGAGTCGGTGACGCTCCTGCCGTTCCTCTTGTTGAACGGTCAGCATACCAAGAACGATGTCCCGCGTGTGGTGGCGAAATTGCAGGCGGAATTCCCGCAGATTCCCGTTACGCTCATGCCTTGCCTTGGCGACTGGAAAGAATTTGCCGACATGGTTGTGGATGGTATTCGTTCTGCCCAGAAGAAAACTGAACCCGTCATTGCGAGCGAAGCGAAGCAATCTACGCCATCACAGAATCGATCCCTCTTTTCCATCGAACTGAATCTCGAAGGCAAGAATGTTCTCGTGGTGGGCGGTGGCCGCATTGCCCTTCGCAAGGTGAAAACACTTTTGCCCACGGGAGCCCGCATTACCGTGGTTGCCCCGCAGTTCGATCCGGAATTTGCTGCGATACCGTCTCTCGTCTTGAAAAATCGTCCCTACGAGCCGCTTGATCTCCGCGGCATCTTTATGGTTTTCATTTGCACCGACAAGCCCGATGTCAATGCGCAAGTCTCTAACGATGCTCATGCTCGTCGTATTCTGGTGAATAACGCCTGTGACTACCTTGACGGTGACTTTATCGTGCCCGCTCGCATGGATTTTGGCGAAAATATCGCCGTAACGGTCTCCACACAGGGACGCGCCCCTTCACTTGCCAAAAAGCTCAAACAGAAAATCCAGACCGAATGGGCCGAAGAACTTTCGCAAATTGAGCGAAATTTCGACAAATAA
- the cobA gene encoding uroporphyrinogen-III C-methyltransferase, producing MAVSAKVYLIGAGPGDPGLLTIRGKEILENADVVVYDRLVSPAILGMCNPKAKMVDVGKMPTHHKVKQSEINKLLVQFAKENPSGVIARLKGGDPFVFGRGGEEALELVDAGVEFEVVPGITSAISVPAYAGIPVSHRGIATSFHIITGHEKAESNGELSLDFENLAKCPGTLIFLMGIANMDFIAKRLIECGKDPKTPLAFIEKGTTPYQRTVMATLETAGETIVREKVTAPAITIMGGVVELGQTLAWKKNLPLSGKRLVVTRAAKQASGITARLTALGAEVIETPMIETRVVEGSFNWADLANFDILAFTSTNGVESFFKQLFAAGYDVRVLAGKKIASVGKITEKKLLEYGIRCDYVPEDHTGEGLGKLLATLPVDHSRILLLQGNLADDTLLKLLPQATRWVVYETLPVSELPDWKREAVESADAVVFASTSAVENFVKLMPQSIPHTSFCIGRMTESAARKHGFETVTSDETTMDSLVKKIVEFYTKNS from the coding sequence ATGGCTGTTTCGGCTAAGGTTTACTTGATTGGTGCTGGCCCCGGCGATCCGGGACTCTTGACGATTCGCGGAAAAGAAATTCTGGAGAATGCCGACGTGGTGGTGTATGACCGCCTGGTTTCTCCGGCGATTCTTGGAATGTGCAATCCGAAGGCGAAGATGGTTGACGTAGGCAAAATGCCGACGCATCACAAGGTGAAACAGTCCGAAATCAATAAGCTCTTGGTACAGTTCGCGAAGGAAAATCCGTCGGGAGTGATAGCGCGCCTCAAGGGTGGCGACCCGTTCGTGTTCGGGCGCGGCGGTGAAGAAGCGTTGGAACTGGTGGATGCAGGTGTGGAATTCGAAGTCGTGCCGGGCATTACCTCGGCAATTTCCGTGCCTGCCTACGCGGGCATTCCCGTGAGCCACCGTGGCATTGCGACAAGTTTCCACATCATCACCGGGCATGAAAAGGCTGAATCGAACGGAGAACTTTCGCTCGATTTTGAAAATCTCGCGAAGTGCCCCGGCACGCTCATCTTCTTGATGGGTATTGCCAACATGGATTTCATTGCCAAGCGCCTCATTGAATGTGGCAAGGACCCGAAAACGCCGCTTGCCTTTATCGAAAAGGGCACGACTCCGTACCAGCGCACTGTTATGGCGACGCTTGAAACAGCGGGGGAGACGATTGTCCGCGAAAAGGTGACCGCTCCTGCGATCACGATTATGGGTGGCGTCGTGGAACTCGGGCAAACTCTTGCCTGGAAAAAGAATTTGCCACTTTCGGGCAAGCGCCTGGTGGTGACTCGCGCTGCAAAGCAGGCCAGCGGGATTACCGCCCGCCTTACGGCTCTAGGCGCCGAAGTCATTGAAACTCCGATGATTGAGACTCGTGTGGTCGAAGGCTCGTTCAATTGGGCGGATCTCGCAAACTTCGATATCCTTGCATTCACCAGCACGAACGGCGTGGAAAGTTTCTTCAAGCAGTTGTTCGCTGCCGGTTACGATGTGCGCGTGCTTGCAGGCAAGAAAATTGCTAGTGTGGGGAAGATTACCGAAAAGAAGTTGCTCGAATACGGCATCCGCTGCGATTACGTCCCCGAAGACCACACCGGCGAAGGGTTGGGGAAGCTGCTGGCTACGCTCCCTGTGGACCATTCCCGTATTCTCCTCCTGCAAGGCAACCTCGCCGACGACACTTTGCTCAAACTCCTCCCGCAGGCGACCCGATGGGTTGTTTATGAAACGCTCCCGGTGTCGGAATTGCCCGATTGGAAGCGTGAAGCCGTCGAGAGCGCCGATGCAGTCGTATTCGCCAGCACCAGCGCCGTCGAGAATTTTGTCAAACTTATGCCTCAAAGCATACCCCATACCTCTTTCTGCATAGGTCGCATGACAGAGTCTGCTGCCCGCAAGCATGGTTTTGAAACCGTTACCTCCGACGAAACGACCATGGATTCCCTCGTGAAAAAGATTGTAGAATTTTACACTAAAAATTCCTAA
- a CDS encoding sugar MFS transporter, producing MLLLVVIYAAFIGLGLPDTVLGAAWPLMQRDLMAPLSAAGLLSIIVSAGTIVSSLWTPALLRLMGTGKLVFISIALTAVASFGYGISNSFAMMCLFAIPMGIGAGAIDVAMNNFAAIYLESKHTSWLHASWGVGACLGPALFSISVVTGVGWRGAYDMVALLLTLIAVMMLITLPIWKKMEKRDASQQESAVKDISLRAALKVPGMKLSFWVFFFYSSLEISTSLWCGTYLVARGFEPEIGAIAVSLMFASVMVGRILSGFFAIKFTDMRLVHAGIAIVVLGCLVLVLPLPLWFTPVCICLLGLGCAPVYPSLIHATPARFGEELSGRAISIQMAGSYVGSILMPPAFGLVASKTSVIVWPVALAVFVGCLLLCVCMLDYVTRKKLHNAFATERIKDILHQVEAMAEQRRRLRKERRRERRKNKLKQARIKRKLDRQ from the coding sequence TTGCTTTTACTCGTTGTCATATATGCGGCTTTTATTGGCTTAGGTCTCCCTGATACGGTGCTTGGGGCGGCATGGCCCTTGATGCAGCGTGACTTGATGGCGCCTCTTTCGGCGGCGGGGCTTTTGTCGATTATCGTAAGTGCGGGAACGATTGTTTCTAGCCTGTGGACGCCGGCGCTTTTGCGTTTGATGGGGACGGGCAAGCTTGTCTTTATAAGCATTGCGCTTACAGCGGTGGCTTCGTTCGGTTACGGCATTTCGAATTCTTTTGCGATGATGTGCCTGTTTGCGATTCCCATGGGAATCGGGGCGGGCGCAATCGATGTCGCGATGAACAATTTTGCGGCGATTTACTTGGAATCGAAACACACGAGTTGGCTGCATGCCAGCTGGGGCGTGGGCGCATGCCTTGGTCCTGCCTTGTTTTCGATTTCGGTGGTGACGGGTGTCGGCTGGCGTGGCGCTTACGATATGGTCGCCTTGTTGCTTACGCTGATAGCCGTGATGATGCTTATAACGCTCCCGATTTGGAAGAAGATGGAGAAACGCGACGCCTCGCAACAGGAGTCGGCGGTAAAAGATATTTCGCTGCGGGCGGCCCTCAAGGTGCCCGGAATGAAGCTTTCTTTTTGGGTGTTTTTCTTTTATTCGTCGCTTGAAATTTCCACGAGCCTTTGGTGCGGTACTTACTTGGTGGCCCGCGGCTTCGAGCCTGAAATCGGTGCGATTGCGGTCTCGCTCATGTTTGCAAGCGTCATGGTGGGGCGCATTTTGAGTGGATTTTTTGCCATCAAGTTTACGGATATGCGCTTGGTGCATGCGGGTATTGCGATTGTGGTGCTTGGTTGTCTGGTGTTGGTGCTGCCTTTGCCGCTTTGGTTTACTCCGGTGTGTATTTGCCTGCTTGGGCTCGGTTGCGCTCCTGTATATCCGTCGCTGATTCACGCGACTCCAGCACGATTTGGCGAAGAACTTTCGGGCCGTGCCATCAGTATTCAAATGGCTGGTTCTTATGTGGGCTCTATTCTGATGCCGCCCGCATTTGGCCTTGTGGCGAGCAAGACATCTGTGATTGTGTGGCCGGTGGCGCTTGCGGTGTTTGTGGGCTGCCTTTTGCTATGCGTGTGCATGCTCGATTATGTGACGCGGAAAAAGTTGCACAATGCTTTTGCGACCGAGCGAATCAAGGACATTTTGCACCAAGTGGAAGCGATGGCAGAACAGCGCCGAAGACTCCGTAAGGAACGCCGCCGTGAACGCCGTAAAAACAAGCTGAAACAAGCGCGAATCAAACGGAAGCTGGATCGGCAATAA
- a CDS encoding tetratricopeptide repeat protein: MLPFFSFAAEDYFFKANELYDQGKYKEAVPLYRAAIDEGRYEPFAWFNLGNAMVQLDRKQVAMVAYKRTVELLPTFEKAWMLLGDLYYLGGDVGEAIAAYQRAVELGVESDHVHFALAECYLKGRDWTLAQKNFERALQLNPDRMDAWYGLAEVYEKLGDYEYAIKTLQNALQMTATAGADVHFTMAYYYRSMDSTRQSLNEMENGILMDPENVSARRYLAQMYVQNNSPWMAIFTLEEGLRHNKGKADLNLDLGQIYFTQKRYDEAFECYMKAWLAGNSQGRIGAENVGHVFSNAGDTEKAESLYKRIREKK, encoded by the coding sequence TTGCTGCCTTTTTTTTCCTTCGCTGCAGAAGATTACTTCTTCAAGGCGAACGAGCTTTACGACCAGGGGAAGTACAAGGAAGCGGTTCCGCTGTACCGTGCGGCGATTGACGAAGGTCGCTACGAACCGTTTGCCTGGTTCAACTTGGGCAATGCCATGGTGCAGCTGGACCGTAAGCAGGTGGCGATGGTCGCTTACAAGCGTACGGTGGAACTTTTGCCGACTTTTGAAAAGGCCTGGATGCTCCTCGGTGACCTTTACTACTTGGGTGGCGATGTGGGCGAGGCTATTGCCGCCTACCAGCGTGCCGTTGAACTTGGCGTGGAATCGGACCACGTGCATTTTGCACTTGCCGAATGCTACCTGAAGGGCCGCGACTGGACGCTTGCCCAGAAGAACTTTGAACGAGCCTTGCAGCTGAACCCGGACCGTATGGATGCGTGGTACGGTTTGGCCGAAGTATACGAAAAATTGGGCGATTACGAATACGCTATCAAGACGCTTCAGAATGCGCTTCAGATGACGGCTACCGCGGGTGCCGATGTTCACTTTACCATGGCCTATTATTACCGCAGCATGGATTCTACGAGACAATCTTTGAACGAAATGGAAAACGGAATCCTGATGGATCCGGAAAATGTTTCGGCTCGCCGCTACTTGGCGCAAATGTATGTGCAGAATAATTCCCCGTGGATGGCGATTTTCACGCTTGAAGAAGGTTTGCGTCACAATAAGGGCAAGGCCGATTTGAACTTGGATTTAGGGCAAATCTACTTTACCCAGAAACGCTACGACGAAGCGTTCGAATGCTACATGAAGGCTTGGCTTGCGGGCAATTCTCAGGGCCGCATCGGTGCCGAAAACGTGGGCCATGTGTTCTCGAATGCAGGCGATACCGAAAAAGCGGAAAGCCTGTATAAGCGTATTCGCGAGAAAAAGTAG
- a CDS encoding energy transducer TonB: MLDFVGKYLRYPIALVLSFVVSAVFFLAIPVINALMSDKGVKGETELEAVTEVEVLVSEKKPEVKQKVIRTIVNPNPFKITSNMGVSRSQNFQMDLSLARGAAGDGVAVGTGSMENVVYEAGEVDEQAQVLREIQPKFPEKAKRMGVSGYVKVLIVIDVYGDVAQAQVLTQDPPGYGFDNEALKAVRQWKFSPAQLGGFPVAQKATKEFRFVN; the protein is encoded by the coding sequence ATGCTTGATTTTGTTGGAAAATATCTCCGTTACCCGATTGCGCTGGTGCTCTCCTTTGTCGTGAGTGCGGTATTCTTCCTTGCTATCCCCGTAATCAATGCGCTGATGTCGGACAAGGGCGTGAAAGGAGAAACGGAACTTGAGGCCGTGACCGAAGTCGAAGTCCTGGTGAGCGAAAAGAAGCCCGAAGTCAAGCAGAAGGTGATTCGTACGATTGTGAATCCGAACCCGTTCAAGATTACCTCGAACATGGGAGTGTCCCGCAGTCAGAATTTCCAGATGGACTTGTCGCTTGCCCGCGGTGCCGCCGGCGATGGTGTGGCCGTGGGGACGGGCTCCATGGAAAACGTGGTGTACGAAGCGGGCGAAGTGGACGAACAGGCTCAAGTTTTGCGTGAAATTCAGCCCAAGTTCCCCGAAAAGGCAAAACGCATGGGCGTTTCGGGTTACGTGAAAGTCTTGATTGTGATCGATGTGTATGGCGACGTGGCGCAGGCTCAGGTGTTAACGCAGGACCCGCCCGGCTATGGATTTGATAACGAAGCCTTGAAGGCTGTAAGACAGTGGAAGTTTAGCCCGGCGCAGTTGGGCGGATTCCCCGTGGCACAAAAGGCCACAAAGGAGTTCCGCTTTGTCAATTAA
- a CDS encoding biopolymer transporter ExbD, producing the protein MSFIRKRSQEAGRVDVSPMLDMVFILLIFFIVTSTFTRETGVDVTKPKASSAKELAKESILIGVTRQGTIHINETQVNLSTLNTVLRQMMAEAPDRPVIIVSDRDAPNGVVVDILDECNLAKVRKVSISANKEGE; encoded by the coding sequence ATGAGTTTTATTCGTAAACGTTCGCAGGAGGCCGGCAGGGTCGATGTTTCCCCCATGCTAGACATGGTATTTATCCTGCTTATCTTCTTTATTGTGACGTCGACTTTCACGCGCGAAACAGGCGTGGATGTGACAAAACCCAAGGCCAGTTCTGCCAAGGAACTGGCTAAGGAAAGCATTTTGATTGGCGTGACGCGCCAAGGCACGATTCACATTAACGAAACGCAGGTGAATCTGTCGACGCTTAACACGGTGCTCCGCCAGATGATGGCCGAAGCCCCTGACCGCCCGGTGATTATCGTGAGCGACCGCGATGCCCCCAATGGTGTGGTGGTGGATATTCTCGATGAATGCAACCTCGCCAAAGTCCGCAAAGTCTCCATTTCGGCAAATAAGGAGGGGGAATGA
- a CDS encoding MotA/TolQ/ExbB proton channel family protein gives MAPVDQNSILEAVFGILFRGGWVLAPLFALGWFGWFLMIERYGYYFMLKGSRINGLGGFWKTLQKSGEEAAFKKLERRRFGYFYALASDIRNHKDQGPVAVRNAMEATRHRISVNLSKGLKTISTCAAIAPLLGLLGTVSGMVHTFKSIQLFGFGNPVLMADGISEALLTTQAGLLVAFPLMLAYNFLASKVEKVEEIAWSEALKYESYVFANKSEEK, from the coding sequence TTGGCTCCGGTCGATCAAAATTCCATACTGGAAGCAGTATTTGGCATCCTGTTCAGGGGTGGCTGGGTGCTGGCCCCGCTGTTTGCGTTGGGCTGGTTCGGCTGGTTTTTGATGATTGAACGTTACGGCTACTATTTTATGCTGAAGGGAAGTCGCATTAACGGCTTGGGCGGCTTCTGGAAAACGCTGCAGAAAAGCGGCGAAGAGGCTGCCTTTAAAAAGCTGGAACGTCGCCGTTTCGGCTACTTCTATGCGCTCGCATCGGATATCCGTAACCACAAGGATCAAGGCCCCGTGGCAGTTCGCAATGCCATGGAAGCGACCCGTCACCGCATATCGGTCAATTTGTCGAAGGGCCTCAAGACCATTTCGACTTGCGCTGCCATTGCCCCATTGCTTGGACTTTTGGGAACGGTGTCTGGGATGGTGCATACCTTCAAGTCCATTCAGCTTTTCGGTTTCGGCAATCCGGTGCTTATGGCAGACGGCATTTCCGAAGCGCTCCTGACGACCCAGGCGGGCCTTTTGGTTGCCTTCCCCTTGATGTTGGCTTACAACTTCTTGGCGAGCAAGGTCGAAAAAGTAGAAGAAATTGCCTGGAGCGAAGCTTTGAAATATGAATCCTACGTATTTGCAAATAAATCGGAGGAAAAATGA
- a CDS encoding MotA/TolQ/ExbB proton channel family protein, with product MKCVMCNVKCGMGALVLVASLATLAPLSYAQQNADVDAVKQRAALNSAKADLEEARKKRDMAVAARWKDRETANQERELFNEKYNESKEKVDALMSERARLFEDVRVAREDLAQVKLQAEKARAEYLSLAAGPERLETLSKFAEQGIPFKIAERVEVQNKVKKEMGLYRDDPLRIAQSILNAARAEMEFTRESGVEKAELVFGSSVAQGDRMRLGGLYAMQMANAVDINGLHPAALMLPVAGEKKRVFSWQENLTPDTKSEISKAFAEAKDSAYVMVPVDVLLSTELSSEMANHQETTWKDDLKVFFKNGGILMYPIATLFGLGLLIVLWRLIWLVVAGFGGLSTRRCIKALEKGDVATARNLSSKLHGKVGKVLRTVLSKNYPNRASAEKALEEVFAAESPKIEMGLSWISVFAATAPLLGLLGTVMGMIELFDVITMHGTSDPKLLAGGISIALVTTEAGLIVAIPLQLLHTFLTNRADALRGRMEAAGLAVLNALWINESVKED from the coding sequence ATGAAATGTGTAATGTGTAATGTGAAGTGCGGGATGGGGGCTCTCGTCTTAGTAGCCTCTCTCGCTACATTGGCGCCGCTCTCTTACGCCCAGCAGAATGCGGATGTAGATGCAGTAAAGCAGCGTGCCGCCTTGAACAGCGCAAAGGCAGACCTTGAAGAAGCCCGTAAAAAGCGCGACATGGCCGTTGCTGCCCGCTGGAAAGACCGTGAAACCGCCAATCAGGAACGCGAGCTTTTTAACGAAAAGTACAACGAAAGCAAAGAGAAAGTCGACGCCTTGATGTCGGAACGAGCCCGCCTTTTCGAAGACGTTCGCGTTGCTCGCGAAGACTTGGCCCAGGTGAAGCTGCAGGCAGAAAAGGCCCGCGCCGAATACCTGTCGCTTGCTGCAGGTCCCGAACGCTTGGAAACGCTTTCGAAGTTTGCAGAACAGGGGATTCCCTTCAAGATTGCAGAACGCGTCGAAGTTCAGAACAAGGTGAAAAAGGAAATGGGCCTGTACAGGGATGATCCTCTGCGCATAGCTCAGTCGATTTTGAACGCGGCCCGCGCTGAAATGGAATTTACCCGCGAAAGCGGCGTAGAGAAGGCTGAACTGGTGTTCGGTTCTTCTGTCGCCCAGGGCGACCGCATGCGCTTGGGCGGCCTCTATGCCATGCAAATGGCAAACGCAGTCGATATCAACGGCTTGCATCCGGCGGCATTGATGCTCCCGGTGGCTGGCGAAAAGAAGCGCGTGTTCAGCTGGCAAGAAAATTTGACTCCCGATACGAAGTCTGAAATCAGCAAGGCCTTTGCCGAAGCGAAAGATTCCGCATACGTCATGGTGCCGGTGGATGTACTCCTCAGTACCGAACTTTCTTCTGAAATGGCGAACCACCAGGAAACCACTTGGAAGGATGACCTCAAGGTGTTCTTCAAGAACGGCGGGATCTTGATGTATCCGATTGCGACGCTTTTCGGCCTCGGTCTTTTGATTGTGCTGTGGCGCCTTATCTGGTTGGTTGTCGCCGGTTTTGGTGGACTTTCGACCAGACGTTGCATCAAGGCTTTGGAAAAGGGCGATGTGGCTACTGCCCGCAATCTGTCCTCGAAACTCCACGGTAAGGTGGGCAAGGTGCTGCGCACGGTGCTTTCCAAGAATTACCCGAATCGCGCTTCTGCAGAAAAGGCCTTGGAAGAAGTTTTTGCGGCGGAATCGCCGAAAATCGAAATGGGACTTTCCTGGATTTCCGTGTTTGCGGCAACGGCTCCGTTGCTTGGCCTTTTGGGTACCGTGATGGGAATGATCGAACTTTTCGATGTCATTACCATGCATGGTACTTCTGACCCGAAACTTTTGGCTGGCGGTATTTCTATTGCCCTCGTGACGACGGAAGCGGGCTTGATTGTAGCCATTCCGCTGCAGTTGCTGCACACCTTCCTTACGAACCGCGCCGATGCTTTGCGTGGCCGCATGGAAGCTGCCGGCCTTGCCGTGTTGAACGCCCTTTGGATTAACGAATCGGTCAAGGAAGACTAA
- a CDS encoding DUF3450 family protein, whose amino-acid sequence MKFHLLTKIFLCLSLAGVVSQAQETVESVRHQIKAVEAETAREKSLHDTEKKRHAEFVEVGRKKVQALASQNKTLKAEIDSLKAELQNLANVRQKSLGTVKYFENRRAKYGESLAMVIDSLIPVFESDFPYRNEETVKSVQEIANQLHKGLIEADDGLNRVLEVFYDRIRLGYTTEVYKGFLQVDARSVPGTYLRYGAVASIFVSNDGNDVLWLARTADGGYAWKNVSDNLAMRTVLKDVMKVAEGKTAPRLVMIPVTIPKEGK is encoded by the coding sequence ATGAAATTTCATTTACTGACCAAAATATTCCTTTGCTTGAGCCTTGCGGGCGTTGTTTCGCAGGCTCAGGAAACGGTAGAAAGTGTCCGTCACCAGATTAAAGCGGTGGAGGCCGAAACAGCCCGCGAAAAATCGCTCCATGATACAGAAAAGAAGCGTCACGCCGAATTCGTGGAAGTGGGCCGCAAAAAGGTGCAGGCTCTTGCTTCGCAGAACAAGACCTTGAAGGCGGAAATCGATTCCCTGAAGGCGGAACTCCAGAACTTGGCAAACGTACGCCAGAAATCCCTGGGTACGGTCAAGTACTTTGAAAACCGTAGGGCAAAGTATGGCGAATCCTTGGCCATGGTCATCGATTCCTTGATTCCCGTATTTGAATCGGATTTCCCGTACCGTAACGAAGAAACGGTCAAGAGCGTGCAAGAAATTGCAAACCAGTTGCATAAAGGCTTGATCGAAGCCGATGATGGCTTGAACCGTGTGCTTGAAGTTTTCTATGACCGCATTCGTCTGGGGTACACCACTGAAGTCTACAAGGGCTTTTTGCAGGTAGATGCCCGCAGTGTTCCGGGAACTTATTTGCGCTATGGTGCAGTTGCCTCCATTTTCGTGAGCAACGACGGTAACGACGTGCTGTGGCTTGCACGGACTGCCGATGGCGGTTATGCCTGGAAGAATGTGTCTGATAACTTGGCCATGCGTACCGTACTTAAAGACGTGATGAAGGTGGCCGAAGGTAAGACTGCTCCGAGACTTGTCATGATTCCGGTGACGATTCCGAAGGAGGGCAAGTAG
- a CDS encoding ankyrin repeat domain-containing protein: MKKQLLALCAAALMVSVTGCNDKMDPNDPQSVRKYLTKQQIPFTPNQFVSYAVNGDTAKMTLFLQASFEIDAPADNGNNAVAIAANKGNMVVLNYLFEHGAKADVKNGNGEAVLDNAVMMGNKEVVNRLLTQLKAEGAETQTLGTAVLLAAKTGKVDMLEVLAEAGAPLDSRSADGYLPIHWTVKNGNYDAMMFLINKGVDVNAKCGQGYSVLDWATNEGYTRLIKALKKAGAKNTPQYFKDSKK, from the coding sequence ATGAAAAAGCAGTTGTTGGCCCTTTGCGCCGCCGCATTGATGGTTTCCGTTACCGGTTGTAACGATAAAATGGACCCGAACGACCCGCAGTCCGTGCGCAAGTACCTGACCAAGCAACAGATTCCCTTTACCCCGAACCAGTTTGTTTCTTATGCCGTGAACGGCGATACTGCCAAGATGACTCTCTTCTTGCAGGCTTCTTTCGAAATTGACGCTCCGGCCGACAACGGCAACAACGCCGTGGCCATCGCTGCCAACAAGGGCAACATGGTGGTGCTGAACTACTTGTTTGAACATGGTGCCAAGGCCGACGTGAAGAACGGCAACGGCGAAGCCGTGCTCGACAACGCCGTGATGATGGGCAACAAGGAAGTGGTGAACCGCCTCCTCACTCAGCTCAAGGCCGAAGGTGCTGAAACCCAGACGCTCGGCACTGCTGTGCTTCTCGCCGCAAAGACCGGCAAGGTCGACATGCTCGAAGTGCTCGCCGAAGCTGGCGCACCGCTCGATTCCCGCAGCGCTGACGGTTACCTCCCGATCCACTGGACCGTGAAGAATGGTAACTACGACGCCATGATGTTCCTCATCAACAAGGGTGTCGATGTGAACGCCAAGTGCGGCCAGGGCTACTCTGTGCTCGACTGGGCAACCAACGAAGGCTATACCCGCTTGATCAAGGCCCTTAAGAAGGCTGGCGCCAAGAATACTCCGCAGTATTTCAAGGATTCCAAGAAGTAA